One genomic segment of Odocoileus virginianus isolate 20LAN1187 ecotype Illinois chromosome 17, Ovbor_1.2, whole genome shotgun sequence includes these proteins:
- the LOC110150334 gene encoding olfactory receptor-like protein DTMT has translation MTGRNQTIMLEFLLLGLPIESKHQNLSYVLFLAMYVTTVVGNLLIIVLICLDPHLHTPMYLFLSNLSFSDLCFSSVTMPKLLQDMQSQDLSIPYAGCLTQMYFFLFFAGLEDFLLVAMAYDRYVAICFPLHYTTLMSPRLCLFLVVLPWVLATFHAMVHTLLMARLHFCEDNVIPHFFCDLSALLKLSCSDTGVNELVIFFAGGLVIITPFLLIIMSYARIVSSILKVPSAKGICKAFSTCGSHLTVVSLFYGIIIGLYLCPSANNSTVKETVMSMMYTVVTPMLNPFIYSLRNKDMKGALRRVFCRKKIHFSL, from the coding sequence ATGACAGGAAGGAATCAAACTATTATGTTAGAGTTCCTCCTGCTGGGACTGCCCATCGAGTCAAAGCATCAAAACTTGTCCTATGTCCTGTTCCTGGCCATGTATGTTACCACCGTCGTGGGGAACCTTCTCATCATCGTCCTCATTTGCCTggacccccacctccacacacccATGTATTTGTTTCTCAGTAACctgtctttctctgacctctgcttctccTCTGTCACAATGCCCAAATTGCTACAGGACATGCAGAGCCAAGACCTGTCCATCCCCTATGCTGGCTGCCTGACACAAATGTACTTCTTCCTGTTCTTTGCAGGCCTGGAGGACTTCCTCCTTGTggccatggcctatgaccgctacgtggccatctgctTCCCCCTGCACTACACCACCCTCATGAGCCCCAGGCTCTGTCTCTTCCTGGTGGTGCTGCCCTGGGTGCTGGCCACATTCCATGCTATGGTGCACACCCTGCTCATGGCCAGGCTGCACTTTTGTGAAGACAATGTGATCCCCCACTTTTTCTGTGATTTGTCTGCTCTGCTGAAGCTGTCCTGCTCTGACACTGGAGTTAATGAGCTGGTGATATTTTTTGCTGGAGGACTCGTTATCATCACCCCATTCCTACTCATCATCATGTCTTATGCACGAATCGTGTCCTCCATCCTCAAGGTCCCTTCTGCCAAGGGCATCTgcaaagccttctccacctgtggctCCCACCTCACTGTGGTGTCCCTGTTTTACGGGATAATTATTGGTCTCTACTTATGCCCATCAGCTAATAATTCTACTGTTAAGGAGACAGTCATGTCTATGATGTACACTGTGGTgacccccatgctgaaccccttcatctacagcctgaggaacaaaGATATGAAGGGAGCTCTGAGAAGAGTCTTTTGTAGAAAGAAAATTCACTTCTCTCTTTGA
- the LOC110150335 gene encoding olfactory receptor 1E2: MTGRNQTTVSEFLLLGLPIKSEYQNLFYALFLAMYVTTVLGNLLIIVLICLDPHLHTPMYLFLSNLSFSDLCFSSVTMPKFLQNMQSQDPSIPYAGCLTQMYFFLFFADLEDFLLVAMAYDRYVAICFPLHYTTIMSPRLCLFLVVLPWILTTFHAMLHTLLMARLHFCADNVIPHFFCDLSALLKLSCSDTRVNELVIFFVGGLIIVIPFLLIIMSYARIVSSILKVPSAKGICKAFSTCGSHLTVVSLFYGAIIGLYLCPSANNSTVKETVMSMMYTVVTPMLNPFIYSLRNRDMKGALRRVFCKKKNPVSL, from the coding sequence ATGACAGGAAGGAATCAAACTACTGTCTCAGAGTTCCTCCTGCTGGGACTGCCCATCAAGTCAGAGTATCAGAACCTGTTCTACGCCTTGTTCCTGGCCATGTATGTTACCACCGTCCTGGGGAACCTTCTCATCATCGTCCTCATTTGCCTggacccccacctccacacacccATGTATTTGTTTCTCAGTAACctgtctttctctgacctctgcttctccTCTGTCACAATGCCTAAATTTCTGCAGAATATGCAGAGCCAAGACCCGTCCATCCCCTATGCTGGCTGCCTGACACAAATGTACTTCTTCCTGTTCTTTGCAGACCTGGAGGACTTCCTCCTCGTggccatggcctatgaccgctacgtggccatctgctTCCCCCTGCACTACACCACCATCATGAGCCCCAGGCTCTGTCTCTTCCTGGTGGTGCTGCCCTGGATACTGACCACATTCCATGCCATGTTACACACCCTGCTCATGGCCAGGCTGCACTTTTGTGCAGACAATGTGATCCCCCACTTTTTCTGTGATTTGTCTGCTCTGCTGAAGCTGTCCTGCTCTGACACTCGAGTTAATGAGCTGGTGATATTTTTTGTCGGAGGGCTCATTATCGTCATCCCATTCCTACTCATCATCATGTCTTATGCACGAATCGTGTCCTCCATCCTCAAGGTCCCTTCTGCCAAGGGCATCTgcaaagccttctccacctgtggctCCCACCTCACTGTGGTTTCCCTGTTTTATGGGGCAATTATTGGTCTCTATTTATGCCCATCAGCTAATAATTCTACTGTTAAGGAGACTGTCATGTCTATGATGTACACTGTGGTgacccccatgctgaaccccttcatctacagccTGAGAAACAGAGACATGAAAGGAGCTCTGAGAAGAGtcttttgcaaaaagaaaaatcccgTCTCTCTATGA
- the LOC139038943 gene encoding olfactory receptor-like protein DTMT, producing the protein MTGRNQNVVAEFLLLGLPIESEHRNLFYALFLAMYITTVLGNLLIIVLICLDPHLHTPMYLFLSNLSFSDLCFSSVTMPKLLQDMQSQDPSISYAGCLTQMYFFLFFADLEDFLLVAMAYDRYVAICFPLHYTTIMGPRLCSFLVVLSWVLTTVPAMLYTLLMARLCFCADNVVPHFFCDMSALLKLSCSDTQINELVIFVVGGLIIVLPFLLIIMSYARIIFSILKVPSVKGICKAFSTCGSHLTVVSLFYGTIIGLYLCPSANNSTLKETVMAMMYMVVTPMLNPFIYSLRNRDMKGALRRVFCKKKFHFFL; encoded by the coding sequence ATGacaggaagaaatcaaaatgttGTCGCAGAGTTCCTTCTGCTGGGACTACCCATCGAGTCAGAGCATCGAAACCTGTTCTACGCCCTGTTCCTGGCCATGTACATCACCACCGTCCTGGGGAACCTTCTCATCATTGTCCTCATTTGCCTggacccccacctccacacacccATGTATTTGTTTCTCAGTAACCTGTCTTTCTCTGACCTTTGCTTCTCCTCTGTCACAATGCCCAAATTGCTTCAGGACATGCAGAGCCAAGACCCGTCCATCTCTTATGCTGGCTGCCTGACACAAATGTACTTCTTCCTGTTCTTTGCAGACCTGGAGGACTTCCTCCTTGTggccatggcctatgaccgctacgtggccatctgctTCCCCCTGCACTACACCACCATCATGGGCCCCAGGCTCTGttccttcctggtggtgctgtCCTGGGTGCTGACCACGGTCCCTGCCATGTTATACACCTTGCTCATGGCCAGACTGTGTTTTTGTGCAGACAATGTGGTCCCCCACTTTTTCTGTGACATGTCTGCTCTGCTGAAGCTGTCCTGCTCTGACACTCAAATTAATGAGCTGGTGATATTTGTCGTTGGAGGACTCATTATTGTCCTGCCATTCCTACTCATCATCATGTCTTATGCACGAATTATTTTCTCTATCCTTAAGGTCCCTTCTGTCAAGGGCATCTgcaaagccttctccacctgcggCTCCCACCTCACTGTGGTGTCCCTGTTTTATGGGACAATTATTGGTCTCTACTTATGTCCATCAGCTAATAATTCTACTCTTAAGGAGACTGTGATGGCTATGATGTACATGGTGGTgacccccatgctgaaccccttcatctacagcctgaggaacagaGACATGAAGGGAGCTCTGAGAAGAgtcttttgtaaaaagaaatttcACTTCTTTCTATGA